In Luteimonas viscosa, the following proteins share a genomic window:
- a CDS encoding heme lyase CcmF/NrfE family subunit, whose product MLPELGQVALLLALLAALLQSVLPLAGAAGGRPAWMAVARPSAYAQLALLLFAYVALTAAFVQQDFSVKYVADNSNSLLPMVYRYTAVWGSHEGSLLLWVLMLGVWNAAVALWSRQLPEVVVARVLGVIGLVAIGFLSFMIFTSNPFERLLPAAPEGHDLNPLLQDPGMIIHPPILYVGYIGFVVPFAFAIAALLDGNVDARWLRWTRPWTNVAWGFLTIGIALGSWWAYYELGWGGWWFWDPVENASFMPWLAGAALIHSQAVTEKRGSFAGWTLLLAIATFSLSLLGAFLVRSGVLTSVHSFAADPSRGLFILAFLAAVIGGALVLYVLRAPRLPEGRPFAPASRETLLLLNNLLLAAACAMVLLGTLYPLLADALDLGKVSVGPPYFGTLFVLLMAPLVLLVPFGPLTRWQQELASKPVAMLLPWLALALALGGVAWFLAPQGALKTAAGVFAAAWIALGTLRFVWSRLRASGRAFTPEMLGMTLAHGGIAVFLIGALLVEAQGVQREIAMTPGQTAVIGRYAFRFDGVERVQGPNYVADRGLVQAFHNDAPLVLLHPEKRAYASGGQVMTDAGIHAGLFADVFVALGEPLGDGAWAVRMQVKPFVRWVWAGAFLMALGGFVTAADRRFRRVSGNGRGTTRDDARGEPAGPLPGDDARDPTPRGAG is encoded by the coding sequence GTGCTGCCCGAACTCGGACAGGTCGCGCTGCTGCTGGCGCTGCTCGCGGCGCTGCTGCAGTCGGTGCTGCCGCTGGCCGGCGCTGCCGGTGGCCGTCCGGCGTGGATGGCGGTGGCGCGTCCTTCCGCCTACGCGCAACTCGCGCTGCTGCTGTTCGCCTACGTCGCGCTGACCGCCGCGTTCGTGCAGCAGGACTTCTCGGTGAAGTACGTCGCCGACAACTCCAACTCGCTGCTGCCGATGGTGTACCGCTACACCGCGGTGTGGGGGTCGCACGAGGGCTCGCTGCTGCTGTGGGTGCTGATGCTCGGCGTGTGGAACGCGGCCGTGGCGCTGTGGTCGCGGCAGTTGCCGGAGGTGGTGGTGGCGCGCGTGCTGGGAGTGATCGGGCTGGTGGCCATCGGCTTCCTGTCGTTCATGATCTTCACCTCCAATCCGTTCGAACGCCTGCTGCCGGCGGCGCCGGAAGGGCACGACCTCAACCCCCTGCTGCAGGACCCGGGGATGATCATCCACCCGCCGATCCTCTACGTGGGCTACATCGGCTTCGTGGTGCCGTTCGCGTTCGCGATCGCGGCCCTGCTCGACGGCAACGTCGATGCGCGCTGGCTGCGCTGGACGCGGCCGTGGACCAACGTGGCCTGGGGCTTTTTGACCATCGGCATCGCGCTCGGCTCATGGTGGGCGTACTACGAGCTGGGCTGGGGCGGCTGGTGGTTCTGGGATCCGGTGGAGAACGCCAGCTTCATGCCGTGGCTGGCGGGCGCCGCGCTGATCCATTCGCAGGCGGTGACCGAGAAGCGCGGCAGCTTCGCCGGCTGGACCCTGCTGCTGGCGATCGCGACGTTCTCGTTGTCGCTGCTGGGCGCGTTCCTGGTGCGCTCGGGCGTACTGACCAGCGTGCATTCGTTCGCCGCCGATCCTTCGCGCGGCCTGTTCATCCTGGCCTTCCTGGCTGCGGTGATCGGCGGCGCGCTGGTGCTGTACGTGCTGCGCGCGCCGCGGCTGCCTGAAGGGCGCCCGTTCGCGCCGGCCTCGCGCGAGACCCTGCTGCTGCTCAACAACCTGCTGCTGGCCGCGGCCTGCGCGATGGTGCTGCTGGGCACGCTGTATCCGCTGCTGGCCGACGCGCTGGACCTGGGCAAGGTCTCGGTGGGGCCGCCCTACTTCGGCACCCTCTTCGTGCTGCTGATGGCGCCACTGGTGCTGCTGGTGCCGTTCGGGCCGCTGACGCGCTGGCAGCAGGAGCTGGCGTCGAAGCCGGTCGCGATGCTGCTGCCGTGGCTGGCGCTGGCCCTCGCGCTGGGCGGCGTGGCCTGGTTCCTGGCGCCGCAGGGAGCGCTCAAGACGGCGGCCGGCGTGTTCGCCGCGGCGTGGATCGCACTGGGCACGTTGCGCTTCGTCTGGAGCCGCCTGCGCGCCAGCGGCCGCGCGTTCACGCCCGAGATGCTGGGCATGACCCTGGCCCACGGCGGCATCGCCGTGTTCCTGATCGGCGCGTTGCTGGTGGAAGCGCAGGGCGTGCAGCGCGAGATCGCGATGACGCCGGGGCAGACCGCGGTGATTGGCCGCTACGCGTTCCGGTTCGACGGCGTCGAGCGCGTGCAGGGTCCGAACTACGTGGCCGACCGCGGCCTGGTGCAGGCCTTCCACAACGACGCGCCGCTGGTACTGCTGCATCCGGAGAAGCGCGCCTACGCCAGCGGCGGCCAGGTGATGACCGATGCCGGCATCCACGCCGGGCTGTTCGCCGACGTGTTCGTCGCGCTCGGCGAGCCGCTCGGCGACGGCGCCTGGGCGGTGCGCATGCAGGTCAAGCCGTTCGTGCGCTGGGTCTGGGCCGGCGCCTTCCTGATGGCGCTGGGCGGATTCGTCACCGCCGCCGACCGGCGTTTCCGGCGCGTGTCGGGGAATGGTCGCGGCACCACGCGCGACGACGCGCGCGGCGAACCGGCGGGACCACTGCCGGGCGACGACGCTCGCGATCCGACCCCACGAGGCGCCGGCTGA
- a CDS encoding DsbE family thiol:disulfide interchange protein, with product MAASRNLAAVVIGVVFLGLVGLLLYGVLVSDRADREALPSPLIGKPAPEFSLPVLHEPGRLVSSAELLGQPYLLNVWGSWCPGCRVEHPVITRIAETRRVRVIGYNWKDEHADALRWLEQFGNPYWLVLVDYDGRNAIDWGIYGAPETFLVDAQGIVRWKHVGPVDDATLENSLMPALDAIGVPE from the coding sequence ATGGCGGCTTCGCGCAATCTCGCCGCGGTGGTCATCGGGGTCGTGTTCCTCGGGCTGGTCGGGCTGCTGCTGTACGGGGTGCTGGTGTCAGACCGCGCCGACCGCGAGGCCCTGCCCTCGCCGCTGATCGGCAAGCCGGCGCCGGAGTTCTCGCTGCCGGTGCTGCACGAGCCTGGGCGCCTGGTGTCGTCGGCCGAACTGCTCGGCCAGCCCTACCTGCTCAATGTATGGGGCAGCTGGTGTCCCGGCTGCCGGGTCGAGCACCCGGTGATCACCCGCATCGCAGAGACCCGGCGGGTGCGCGTGATCGGCTACAACTGGAAGGACGAACACGCCGACGCGCTGCGCTGGCTGGAGCAGTTCGGCAACCCCTACTGGCTGGTGCTGGTGGACTACGACGGCCGCAACGCGATCGACTGGGGCATCTACGGCGCGCCGGAGACGTTCCTGGTCGACGCGCAGGGCATCGTGCGCTGGAAGCATGTGGGACCGGTGGACGATGCGACGCTCGAGAACAGCCTGATGCCGGCGCTCGATGCGATCGGGGTGCCGGAATGA
- a CDS encoding cytochrome c-type biogenesis protein, with amino-acid sequence MLAAFGSVAQAQAVRDATPLEFRDDAEERRFHDLVAELRCVMCQNQSLADSNAQIAHDLRREVFDLMREGRSDDEIREFLVARYGEFVLYRPRFGGHTWALWLAPGLLLLAGGVVIVRIVRARGRQPIPPDEEQEW; translated from the coding sequence ATGCTGGCGGCATTCGGGAGCGTGGCCCAGGCGCAGGCCGTGCGCGACGCGACCCCGCTGGAGTTCCGCGACGACGCCGAAGAGCGCCGCTTCCACGACCTGGTGGCGGAACTGCGCTGCGTGATGTGCCAGAACCAGTCGCTGGCCGATTCCAACGCGCAGATCGCGCACGACCTGCGGCGCGAGGTGTTCGACCTGATGCGCGAGGGACGCAGCGACGACGAGATCCGCGAGTTCCTGGTCGCGCGCTACGGCGAGTTCGTGCTCTACCGCCCGCGCTTCGGCGGACATACCTGGGCGCTGTGGCTGGCGCCGGGCCTGCTGCTGCTGGCCGGCGGCGTGGTGATCGTGCGCATCGTGCGTGCGCGCGGACGCCAGCCGATCCCGCCGGACGAGGAGCAGGAATGGTGA
- a CDS encoding tetratricopeptide repeat protein produces MVSGTLLHVVLVVAAFVVAALVALPLRKASPRLFGAIVVVVPVLAFALYRIVGTPAALDPSTAIAASTAEDAPSMEEAIVELEAALARDPAQPEGWRLLARAHAALGNRTRARDAFMTALEHIPDDPELLLEAAQARAQAAPGNRFDDEALAMLRKALALDPGNQRAQWFIGVVQRQRGEDAAAVATWESLLPALDEATANALRTQIDEARQAAGLPPRAESGAEAGDTATPVAGDAPATGLRVRVSLDPGFAARVRLRGDAVVFVIARAAGGPPMPVAVERHALQDLPLDIVLDDGDGPMPTARLSAQREVEVIARLSASGSASRGEGDIESAPVRVTLPASAPIDLVLGAPTP; encoded by the coding sequence ATGGTGAGCGGTACGCTGCTGCATGTCGTGCTGGTGGTCGCCGCATTCGTGGTGGCCGCGCTGGTGGCGCTGCCGCTGCGCAAGGCATCGCCACGCCTGTTCGGCGCCATCGTGGTGGTGGTGCCGGTGCTTGCGTTCGCGCTGTACCGGATCGTCGGCACGCCCGCTGCGCTCGATCCTTCGACCGCGATCGCGGCTTCCACCGCGGAGGACGCACCGTCGATGGAGGAAGCCATCGTCGAGCTCGAAGCCGCACTGGCGCGCGACCCGGCGCAGCCGGAAGGCTGGCGCCTGCTGGCACGCGCGCATGCGGCGCTCGGCAACCGGACCCGGGCGCGCGACGCCTTCATGACCGCGCTCGAACACATCCCCGACGATCCCGAACTGCTGCTCGAGGCCGCGCAGGCGCGCGCCCAGGCCGCGCCCGGCAACCGCTTCGACGACGAGGCGCTCGCAATGCTGCGCAAGGCGCTGGCGCTCGACCCGGGCAACCAGCGGGCGCAGTGGTTCATCGGCGTGGTGCAGCGCCAGCGTGGCGAGGACGCCGCCGCCGTCGCCACGTGGGAGTCGCTGCTGCCCGCACTCGACGAGGCGACCGCGAACGCGCTGCGCACCCAGATCGACGAAGCGCGGCAGGCCGCGGGCCTGCCGCCCCGCGCGGAAAGCGGCGCAGAGGCAGGCGACACCGCGACCCCCGTGGCCGGGGACGCGCCGGCGACGGGTCTGCGCGTGCGCGTGTCGCTCGATCCCGGTTTCGCCGCGCGCGTCCGCCTGCGCGGGGATGCCGTGGTCTTCGTGATCGCCCGCGCCGCAGGCGGCCCGCCGATGCCGGTCGCGGTGGAACGCCATGCCCTGCAGGACCTGCCGCTCGACATCGTGCTCGACGACGGCGACGGCCCGATGCCGACGGCCAGGCTTTCGGCGCAGCGCGAAGTGGAAGTGATCGCCCGCCTCTCCGCCAGCGGCAGCGCCAGCCGCGGCGAGGGCGACATCGAATCCGCGCCGGTGCGCGTGACGCTGCCGGCGTCCGCGCCCATCGACCTGGTGCTCGGCGCCCCCACGCCCTGA
- the metX gene encoding homoserine O-acetyltransferase MetX — protein sequence MTEFIPPGTRWAALPSPFPMKRGGALQDARVAYETWGRLDEARDNAILIVTGLSPDAHAASSAEDPTPGWWQEMLGPGKPIDTDRWFVVCVNSLGSCKGSTGPASVDPATGELYRLRFPDVSIEDIADAAAHVVRGLGIARLACVIGNSMGGMTALALLHRHPGISRAHINISGSARALPFSIAVRSLQREAIRLDPNWNEGRYDESTYPESGMRIARKLGVITYRSALEWDGRFGRVRLESDRPDEEPFGLEFQVESYLEGHARRFVRRFDPNSYLYLSRSMDWFDLAEYADDDVLAALAQIRVERALAIGARTDILFPVEQQEEVAEGLARGGAQSRFVGLESPQGHDAFLVDMARFGPAVGGFLEAL from the coding sequence ATGACCGAATTCATCCCGCCCGGCACGCGCTGGGCCGCTCTGCCCTCGCCTTTTCCGATGAAGCGCGGCGGCGCGCTGCAGGACGCGCGCGTCGCCTACGAGACCTGGGGCAGGCTCGACGAGGCGCGCGACAACGCGATCCTGATCGTCACCGGCCTGTCCCCGGACGCGCACGCCGCCAGCAGCGCGGAAGACCCGACGCCCGGGTGGTGGCAGGAGATGCTCGGCCCGGGCAAGCCGATCGATACCGATCGCTGGTTCGTGGTCTGCGTGAACTCGCTCGGCAGCTGCAAGGGCTCCACCGGCCCGGCGTCGGTGGATCCCGCCACCGGCGAGCTCTACCGCCTGCGCTTCCCGGACGTGTCGATCGAGGACATCGCCGATGCCGCCGCCCACGTGGTCCGCGGCCTGGGCATCGCGCGACTGGCCTGCGTGATCGGCAACTCGATGGGCGGCATGACCGCGCTGGCGCTGCTGCATCGCCACCCGGGCATCAGCCGCGCCCATATCAACATCTCCGGCAGTGCCCGCGCGCTGCCGTTCTCGATCGCGGTGCGCTCGCTGCAGCGCGAAGCGATCCGGCTCGATCCGAACTGGAACGAAGGGCGCTACGACGAGTCCACCTACCCCGAATCGGGCATGCGCATCGCGCGCAAGCTGGGCGTGATCACCTATCGCTCGGCGCTGGAATGGGACGGGCGCTTCGGCCGGGTACGCCTGGAATCGGACCGGCCCGACGAGGAACCCTTCGGGCTCGAGTTCCAGGTCGAGAGCTATCTGGAAGGCCACGCCCGCCGCTTCGTGCGCCGGTTCGATCCCAACAGTTACCTCTACCTCAGCCGCTCGATGGACTGGTTCGACCTGGCCGAGTACGCCGACGACGACGTGCTGGCGGCACTGGCGCAGATCCGCGTCGAGCGCGCGCTCGCCATCGGCGCGCGCACCGACATCCTGTTCCCGGTGGAGCAGCAGGAGGAGGTCGCCGAAGGCCTTGCCCGCGGCGGCGCGCAGTCGCGGTTCGTCGGCCTGGAGTCGCCGCAGGGGCACGATGCGTTCCTGGTGGACATGGCCCGCTTCGGGCCGGCCGTGGGCGGGTTCCTGGAAGCGCTGTGA
- a CDS encoding cysteine dioxygenase family protein, protein MSPAALPGIPFEGRERFIEAIDEAVRSGDEHAVTAQLRGALCALIRDPDVHLPACVHEPIEDHYARREIYRSPTHGYSVVAMTWGPGQGTPVHDHCGLWCVEGVWHGELEITQYEMLDAEGERCRFRAAGGMQAGTGSAGSLIPPHEYHSIANASADRVAVSVHIYQAPIEHCCKFEPVDGEWYRRVDAQLPVDHAA, encoded by the coding sequence ATGAGCCCTGCCGCCCTGCCCGGCATCCCCTTCGAAGGCCGCGAGCGCTTCATCGAGGCGATCGATGAAGCGGTGCGCAGCGGCGACGAACACGCGGTCACCGCGCAGTTGCGCGGCGCGCTGTGCGCGCTCATCCGCGACCCCGACGTGCACCTGCCCGCCTGCGTCCACGAGCCGATCGAGGACCACTACGCACGGCGTGAGATCTACCGCAGCCCGACCCACGGCTACAGCGTGGTTGCCATGACCTGGGGGCCCGGCCAGGGCACGCCGGTGCACGACCACTGCGGCCTGTGGTGCGTCGAAGGCGTGTGGCACGGCGAGCTCGAGATCACGCAGTACGAAATGCTCGACGCCGAGGGCGAGCGCTGCCGTTTCCGCGCCGCCGGCGGCATGCAGGCGGGCACCGGCAGCGCGGGCAGCCTGATCCCGCCGCACGAGTACCACAGCATCGCCAACGCCAGCGCCGACCGCGTCGCGGTCTCGGTGCACATCTACCAGGCGCCGATCGAGCATTGCTGCAAGTTCGAGCCTGTGGATGGCGAATGGTACCGGCGCGTCGACGCGCAACTGCCCGTGGACCACGCTGCCTGA
- a CDS encoding DUF2214 family protein produces the protein MFRDFILASAHHLLLFGLIAMLAVQSALLSRPLDTRAIRRLVGIDRGYGATAGLLLLAGLMRIGMGVKGSDFYLHNPWFHGKFGAFVLAALLSIYPTLAFLRWRKAAGAQLDWRPNAAEVSRVRMVIKVEFALIALIFVLAAGMARHGGLGL, from the coding sequence ATGTTCCGCGACTTCATCCTCGCCTCCGCCCACCACCTGCTGCTGTTCGGCCTGATCGCGATGCTGGCCGTGCAGTCCGCCCTGCTCTCGCGCCCGCTCGATACCCGCGCCATCCGTCGCCTGGTCGGCATCGACCGCGGCTACGGCGCCACCGCCGGCCTGCTGCTGCTTGCCGGCCTGATGCGCATCGGCATGGGCGTCAAGGGCAGCGACTTCTACCTGCACAACCCGTGGTTCCACGGCAAGTTCGGCGCCTTCGTGCTGGCGGCGCTGCTGTCGATCTACCCCACGCTGGCGTTCCTGCGCTGGCGCAAGGCGGCCGGCGCCCAGCTCGACTGGCGCCCGAACGCCGCCGAGGTGTCGCGCGTGCGCATGGTCATCAAGGTGGAATTCGCCCTGATCGCGCTGATCTTCGTGCTCGCCGCCGGCATGGCCCGACACGGCGGACTTGGCCTCTGA
- a CDS encoding DUF4287 domain-containing protein, protein MASNEKPKGPASYFPSIEKTYGKPVAHWFKVIDSLKHLKHMEQVAHLKQEHKIGHGHANALVAYHRAQSGA, encoded by the coding sequence ATGGCGAGTAACGAGAAGCCCAAGGGTCCGGCTTCGTACTTCCCCTCCATCGAGAAGACGTACGGGAAGCCCGTGGCGCACTGGTTCAAGGTGATCGATTCTTTGAAGCACTTGAAGCACATGGAGCAGGTGGCGCATCTCAAGCAAGAGCATAAGATTGGCCATGGCCACGCGAACGCCCTTGTTGCGTATCACCGTGCGCAGTCGGGGGCCTAA
- a CDS encoding YciI family protein, producing the protein MDHIPDEDWPSVGEASHEVVREAKAAGVWIFGGGVERQQSTIVATDGTITAGPVPETKAVVGGFSIIEVSTREEALIWAARIAAGCRCAQEVREIMFDPES; encoded by the coding sequence ATGGACCATATTCCCGATGAAGATTGGCCATCGGTAGGCGAGGCATCGCATGAGGTGGTGCGGGAGGCAAAGGCTGCAGGAGTCTGGATCTTCGGCGGCGGTGTCGAGCGCCAGCAATCGACCATAGTTGCGACAGACGGGACCATCACAGCAGGACCAGTACCGGAGACGAAGGCTGTCGTTGGAGGATTTTCGATCATCGAGGTTTCGACGCGCGAGGAGGCACTGATCTGGGCTGCCAGAATTGCCGCAGGATGTCGATGCGCACAGGAGGTCCGGGAAATCATGTTCGACCCGGAGTCGTAA
- a CDS encoding alpha/beta fold hydrolase: MRRTGKMALLVLAASALALVLVLGAYRRDMRRAHIAVEGAAVALTSAGPIEYSEAGEGVPVLSIHGAGGGWDQGLANVAGVFDAGFRVIAPSRFGYLGTPLPGEASVSAQADAHAALLSSLAVDRAVVVGVSAGARSALELALRHPDRVSALVLIVPGTYAPDNPVAIEDSRGSALAFRLVSAGADFAWWAVEKTAPSTLVRFLGVDPALLDAATPQEREAVFDVVHSVQPLSRRVAGINLDSTPDTVRPPLERIAVPTLIVTARDDLFNTLPAAEFAARTVPDAELVVFDTGGHLLVGHGVELKRAVLGFLKRVEVEDDAGHEPGFAGQPSPE; this comes from the coding sequence ATGCGCAGGACCGGAAAGATGGCGTTGCTCGTGCTCGCGGCATCGGCGCTCGCGCTGGTCCTGGTACTCGGCGCGTACCGGCGCGACATGCGCCGTGCGCACATCGCCGTCGAAGGCGCTGCGGTCGCGCTCACCTCCGCTGGCCCGATCGAGTACTCGGAAGCAGGCGAGGGGGTGCCGGTGCTGTCGATCCACGGCGCCGGCGGCGGCTGGGACCAGGGGCTGGCCAATGTCGCCGGCGTGTTCGACGCAGGGTTCCGGGTCATCGCCCCGTCGCGCTTCGGTTACCTGGGCACGCCGCTGCCGGGCGAAGCGTCCGTGTCCGCGCAGGCCGATGCCCACGCCGCGCTGCTCTCGTCGCTGGCCGTGGACAGGGCGGTAGTGGTGGGCGTATCCGCCGGCGCGCGTTCGGCGCTCGAACTGGCGCTGCGACATCCGGACAGGGTGTCGGCGCTGGTCCTGATCGTGCCCGGCACCTATGCGCCCGACAACCCGGTCGCGATCGAGGACAGCCGCGGCAGCGCGCTGGCGTTCCGGCTGGTCAGTGCCGGGGCCGACTTCGCGTGGTGGGCGGTGGAGAAGACCGCACCGTCGACGCTCGTGCGTTTCCTGGGCGTGGACCCCGCGCTGCTCGACGCGGCAACCCCGCAGGAACGCGAGGCCGTGTTCGACGTCGTCCACAGCGTCCAGCCGCTGTCCCGGCGCGTGGCCGGGATCAACCTCGACAGCACCCCGGACACGGTCCGGCCGCCGCTCGAACGCATCGCCGTGCCCACCCTGATCGTCACCGCCCGCGACGACCTGTTCAACACGCTCCCCGCGGCGGAGTTCGCCGCCCGGACTGTTCCCGACGCCGAGCTGGTCGTCTTCGACACGGGCGGCCATCTGCTTGTCGGGCATGGGGTAGAACTGAAGCGGGCGGTACTTGGCTTCCTGAAACGGGTGGAAGTAGAAGATGACGCTGGACACGAGCCTGGATTCGCCGGGCAACCGTCACCCGAATGA
- a CDS encoding Acg family FMN-binding oxidoreductase, producing MKRRTVVAGAGSLALLAGGGALGWRSRVGTADAYAAYVERLRAPLPTNAGVGDLVRYATLAANSHNTQPWRFRIGEHSLDILPDPSRATPVGDPDDHHLYVSLGCAAENLAIAGAASGRPGTLAPQADGSIHYAWSRAEPRREPLLAAIARRQSTRAPYDGRPVAASDIETLQRAARMPGVRLLILTDRAQIDRVRDLVVAGNDAQMRDPAFMAELKAWLRFNPRSAMATGDGLYSGANGNPPLPDVLGRPAFDAFVTAEAENERYARHIDSSPGIAVFLAEREDRAHWIAVGRACQRFALTATTLGLRHAYINQPIEVARLRPELATLVGAPGMRPDLMLRFGYGPLLPYSPRRPVAAILV from the coding sequence ATGAAACGTCGAACCGTGGTGGCAGGAGCAGGCAGCCTTGCCTTGCTGGCGGGGGGCGGCGCCCTCGGCTGGCGTTCGCGCGTCGGCACCGCGGACGCTTACGCGGCCTATGTCGAACGACTGCGCGCGCCGCTGCCGACGAACGCGGGGGTCGGCGATCTGGTGCGCTACGCGACGCTTGCCGCCAACAGCCACAACACCCAGCCGTGGCGGTTTCGCATCGGCGAGCATTCGCTCGACATCCTGCCCGATCCATCGCGGGCCACGCCCGTCGGAGATCCGGACGACCACCACCTCTACGTCAGCCTCGGCTGTGCGGCCGAGAACCTGGCCATCGCCGGTGCCGCGAGCGGGCGACCCGGCACGCTGGCGCCACAGGCGGACGGCAGTATCCATTACGCCTGGTCCAGAGCCGAACCGCGCCGCGAGCCGCTGCTGGCGGCGATTGCGCGACGGCAATCCACGCGCGCGCCCTACGATGGCCGCCCCGTTGCCGCCTCCGACATCGAGACGCTGCAGCGCGCCGCCCGCATGCCGGGCGTGCGCTTGCTGATCCTGACCGATCGCGCCCAGATCGACCGGGTCCGCGACCTGGTGGTCGCCGGCAACGATGCGCAGATGCGCGATCCCGCCTTCATGGCCGAACTCAAGGCCTGGCTGCGCTTCAATCCGCGCAGCGCCATGGCGACGGGCGACGGTCTGTACTCCGGCGCCAACGGCAACCCGCCGTTGCCGGATGTCCTCGGTCGCCCCGCATTCGATGCCTTCGTCACCGCCGAAGCCGAGAACGAGAGGTACGCCAGGCACATCGATTCCTCGCCCGGCATCGCGGTCTTCCTCGCCGAGCGCGAGGACCGGGCGCACTGGATCGCCGTCGGCCGCGCCTGCCAGCGGTTCGCACTGACGGCGACCACGCTCGGCCTCCGGCACGCCTACATCAACCAGCCGATCGAGGTGGCACGGCTGCGCCCCGAACTGGCCACGCTCGTCGGCGCGCCCGGCATGCGGCCCGATCTGATGTTGCGCTTCGGTTACGGGCCGCTGCTTCCGTACTCTCCGCGCCGCCCGGTGGCCGCCATCCTGGTCTAG
- a CDS encoding PQQ-dependent sugar dehydrogenase: MRLSFIALACSALLLTACDDVVVETSAVEDKSEDGTLATAAPRMAVSQRPRFAPAEASDAPAQTASPPRSPARAPASAAAGERGTGGRGPRRQVVEPDPPFQSNPVATLDQPWAMTFLPDGRLLVTEKAGELRLVNVATGQVGTISGVPSVAFGGQGGLGDVILHPQYASNRRIYLSYIEQSGAIYGAVVIRARLDLDAGNGGNLTDITRIWEQVPKVSGQGHFSHRLAFDADRKLWITSGDRQKFDPAQDMDGNLGKIVRLNDDGSVPSDNPFFAQGGVAAQVWTLGHRNPLGIAFDAEGRLWSHEMGPEGGDELNLILRGRNYGWPIVSNGDHYGGDPIPDHDTNPDFEAPKEWWTPVIAPAGMIIYSGELFRTFRGDAFIGGLASQALVRVRFDGTDATEHRRYPMGRRIREVEQGPDGAIWLLEDGADGRLLKLTPPD, from the coding sequence ATGCGCCTGTCCTTCATCGCCCTCGCCTGTTCCGCGTTGTTGCTCACCGCCTGCGACGATGTCGTCGTGGAAACCTCCGCCGTCGAAGACAAGTCGGAGGACGGCACGCTGGCAACAGCGGCACCCCGCATGGCTGTATCGCAGCGGCCCCGGTTTGCCCCTGCCGAGGCGAGCGATGCGCCGGCGCAAACCGCCTCGCCCCCGCGCAGCCCCGCACGCGCACCGGCCAGCGCGGCGGCTGGCGAACGCGGCACCGGCGGCCGCGGGCCGCGCCGCCAGGTGGTCGAGCCCGATCCGCCGTTCCAGAGCAACCCGGTCGCGACGCTCGACCAGCCCTGGGCGATGACCTTCCTGCCCGACGGCCGCCTGCTGGTGACCGAGAAGGCCGGCGAGCTGCGGCTGGTGAACGTGGCCACCGGCCAGGTCGGCACGATCAGTGGCGTGCCCTCGGTCGCGTTCGGCGGCCAGGGCGGGCTCGGCGACGTCATCCTGCATCCGCAGTACGCCAGCAACCGCCGTATCTACCTGAGCTACATCGAGCAGAGCGGCGCGATCTACGGCGCGGTCGTGATCCGCGCGCGACTGGACCTGGATGCCGGCAACGGCGGCAACCTCACCGACATCACGCGCATCTGGGAGCAGGTGCCCAAGGTCAGCGGCCAGGGCCATTTCAGCCACCGCCTGGCGTTCGATGCCGACCGCAAGCTGTGGATCACCTCCGGCGACCGGCAGAAGTTCGACCCGGCGCAGGACATGGACGGCAACCTCGGCAAGATCGTCCGGCTCAACGACGACGGCAGCGTGCCCAGCGACAATCCCTTCTTCGCGCAGGGTGGCGTCGCCGCGCAGGTGTGGACGCTGGGCCACCGCAACCCCCTGGGCATCGCCTTCGATGCGGAAGGGCGGCTGTGGTCGCACGAGATGGGCCCCGAAGGCGGCGACGAACTCAACCTGATCCTGCGCGGGCGCAACTACGGCTGGCCGATCGTCTCCAATGGCGACCATTACGGCGGCGACCCGATTCCCGACCACGACACGAACCCGGACTTCGAGGCGCCGAAGGAATGGTGGACGCCGGTGATCGCGCCGGCGGGGATGATCATCTACTCGGGCGAGCTGTTCCGGACCTTCCGCGGCGACGCCTTCATCGGCGGCCTGGCCTCGCAGGCGCTGGTGCGGGTGCGCTTCGACGGGACCGACGCGACCGAGCACCGGCGCTATCCGATGGGTCGGCGCATCCGCGAGGTGGAACAGGGACCGGATGGCGCGATCTGGCTGCTGGAGGACGGCGCCGACGGACGGCTGCTGAAACTGACGCCGCCGGACTGA